The following proteins come from a genomic window of Ictidomys tridecemlineatus isolate mIctTri1 chromosome 9, mIctTri1.hap1, whole genome shotgun sequence:
- the Tlr1 gene encoding toll-like receptor 1: protein MTEKNSSLFQFVIILVVVVKIKIQLSDESEFLVDKSNTGLTHIPKELALETTALDVSQNYISELQTSDILSLSKLRILIISHNRIQYLDISVFRFNQELEYLDLSHNKLRTISCHPAVNFKHLDLSFNMFEALPICKEFGSMSQLKFLGLSATQLEKSGVQPIAHLNISKILLVLGETYGEKEDPESLQDFNTDSLHIVFPMKKAFRFILDMSVSTAISLELSNIKCVLDSECSYFLSALVKLQNNPRLLNLTLNNIETTWNSFINILQSVWPTTIEYFSISNVKLQDQLDSRDFDYSHTSLKALSIHQVVSDVFSFPQSNIYKIFSNMNIQNVTVSGTHMIHMLCPSQISPFLHLDFSNNLLTDMVFKDCGNLIELKTLSLQMNQLKKLANIIHMTSEMKSLQQLDVSQNSLRYEEDEKTCSWTKSLLSLNLSSNILTDLVFSCLPPKVKVLDLHNNRIMNIPKEVTYLEALQELNVAFNSLADLPGCGTFSSLSVLIIDHNSIAHPSADFFQSCQKMKSIQAGSNPFQCTCELRDFIQHIGQLPSEVVEGWPDAYKCDYPESYKGTPLKDFHVSPLSCNTGLLIATIGVVVLVLAGSVTFFCLYLDLPWYLRMVCQWAQTRHRTRNIPLEELQRNLQFHAFISYSGHDSAWVKGELLPNLEKEDIRICLHERNFVPGKSIVENIINCIEKSYKSIFVLSPNFVQSEWCHYELYFAHHNLFHKAFDNLILILLEPIPQYSIPSNYHKLRTLMAQRTYLEWPMEKSKHGLFWANLRAAIRIKLTAQGKEINHTQS, encoded by the coding sequence ATGACTGAAAAGAATTCTAGTCTCTTCCAATTTGTTATCATCTTGGTGGTAGTGGTGAAGATCAAAATCCAACTATCTGACGAAAGTGAATTTTTAGTTGACAAGTCAAACACAGGCCTCACCCACATTCCCAAGGAACTCGCTCTTGAAACAACAGCCTTAGATGTCTCACAAAACTATATATCTGAGCTTCAGACTTCTGACATCCTATCACTGTCAAAGCTCAGGATTTTGATAATTTCTCACAACAGAATCCAGTATCTTGATATCAGTGTTTTCAGATTCAACCAGGAATTGGAGTACTTGGATTTGTCCCACAACAAGTTGAGGACGATATCTTGCCACCCTGCAGTGAACTTCAAGCACTTAGACCTTTCATTTAATATGTTCGAAGCACTGCCCATATGCAAAGAGTTTGGCAGCATGTCTCAGCTAAAATTTCTGGGATTGAGTGCTACACAGTTAGAAAAATCTGGTGTGCAACCAATTGCTCATTTGAATATCAGTAAGATTTTACTAGTTTTAGGAGAGACTTATGGGGAAAAAGAAGATCCTGAGAGTCTTCAGGACTTTAACACAGACAGTCTGCATATTGTTTTTCCTATGAAAAAGGCATTCCGTTTTATTTTGGATATGTCAGTAAGCACTGCAATAAGTTTGGAACTGTCTAATATCAAATGTGTGCTGGACAGTGAGTGTTCTTATTTCCTAAGTGCTTTGGTAAAACTTCAAAACAATCCAAGGCTATTGAATCTTACCTTGAACAACATTGAAACAACTTGGAATTCATTCATTAATATCCTCCAATCGGTTTGGCCAACAACCATAGAATATTTTTCCATATCAAATGTGAAACTACAAGATCAACTTGACTCGAGGGATTTTGATTATTCTCATACTTCTCTGAAGGCCTTGTCGATACACCAAGTTGTCAGTGATGTCTTCAGTTTCCCACAAAGTAACATCTATAAGATCTTTTCAAATATGAATATCCAGAACGTTACAGTGTCTGGTACCCACATGATCCATATGCTTTGCCCATCCCAAATTAGCCCATTTCTGCATTTGGATTTTTCCAATAATCTCTTAACCGACATGGTTTTTAAAGATTGTGGAAACTTAATTGAGTTGAAAACACTTAGTTTACAaatgaatcaattaaaaaaacttgCAAACATAATTCATATGACTTCGGAGATGAAGTCTCTGCAACAATTGGATGTTAGCCAGAATTCTTTAAGGTATGAAGAAGATGAGAAGACGTGCTCTTGGACTAAAAGTTTATTAAGTTTAAATCTGTCTTCAAATATACTTACTGACTTAGTTTTCAGCTGTTTGCCTCCCAAGGTCAAGGTACTTGATCTTCACAATAACAGAATCATGAACATCCCTAAAGAGGTCACCTATCTGGAAGCTTTGCAGGAACTCAACGTAGCATTCAATTCTTTAGCTGACCTTCCTGGATGTGGTACCTTCAGCAGCCTCTCTGTACTGATCATTGACCATAATTCTATTGCCCACCCATCAGCTGATTTCTTCCAGAGCTGCCAGAAAATGAAGTCAATACAAGCAGGGAGCAACCCATTCCAATGCACATGTGAGCTCAGAGACTTCATCCAACATATAGGCCAACTACCAAGTGAAGTGGTAGAGGGCTGGCCTGATGCTTATAAGTGTGACTACCCAGAAAGCTATAAGGGAACCCCACTAAAGGACTTCCATGTGTCTCCATTATCCTGTAACACAGGTCTGCTGATTGCCACCATTGGGGTCGTGGTGCTGGTGTTAGCTGGTTCTGTGACTTTCTTCTGCCTCTACTTGGATCTGCCCTGGTATCTCAGGATGGTGTGTCAGTGGGCCCAGACTCGGCATAGGACTAGGAACATCCCCTTGGAAGAACTCCAAAGAAATCTCCAGTTCCATGCTTTTATTTCATACAGTGGGCATGATTCTGCCTGGGTAAAGGGTGAATTACTCCcaaacctagaaaaagaagatatcCGGATCTGTCTCCATGAAAGAAACTTTGTTCCTGGCAAGAGCATTGtggaaaatatcataaattgCATTGAGAAGAGCTACAAGTCCATCTTTGTTTTGTCCCCCAACTTTGTCCAGAGTGAGTGGTGCCATTATGAGCTGTACTTTGCCCACCACAATCTCTTCCATAAAGCTTTTGATAACTTAATTCTGATCTTGCTAGAACCCATTCCACAGTACTCCATTCCTAGCAACTACCACAAGCTCAGAACTCTTATGGCACAAAGAACTTATTTGGAATGGCCCATGGAAAAGAGCAAACATGGACTTTTTTGGGCAAACTTAAGAGCAGCCATTCGCATTAAGTTGACGGcccaaggaaaagaaataaatcacaCACAGAGctga
- the Tlr10 gene encoding toll-like receptor 10 yields MKLIRNFYVFCNIVMSIEGLASKLPEEKELITNYFNMSLKKVPTDLTPTTTTLDLSYNLLFQVQNSDFHSLSKLKALILCHNRIQQLDIKIFDLNQELRYLDLSYNRLKTVTWYSLAGLRHLDLSFNDFDTMPICEEIGNMSHLEVLGLSGAKIQKSDFQKIAHLHLNTVLLGLRTLSYYEEGSLPILNTTELHIVLPRNTNFWVLLHDGLKTSKILEMTNIDCKSQCVSHETQQNLILKNAKTSILLFNKVDLLWDDLLLIFQFVWHTSVEYFQIQNIIFGGNVYLDRNSFDYSNTVMKAIKLEHVHFRIFNIPQDRMYLLFTNMNIENLTISDAQMPHMLFPNYPVSFQYLNLANNILTDDLFKKPTQLPYLKTLILEGNKLETLSLVSSFANSTPLMHLDLSQNLLQHNKDENCFWPETLITMNLSSNKFADSVFRCLPRSVQILDLNNNQIQTVPRESIHLKSLRELNIAFNFLTDLPGCSHFSRLSVLNIEMNFILSPSLDFFQSCQEVKSLNAGRNPFRCTCELRDFIQLEKYSEGMMIGWSDSYICEYPLNLKGTRLKDVDLPELSCNTALLVVTIVAIMTILGVTAAFCYLRLDLLWYLRMLVQWALTWHRVRRTAQEQLKSNVQFHAFISYSEHDSLWVKNELIPNLEKEDGSVLICLPERNFDPGKSIAENIISCIERSYKSIFVLSPNFVQSEWCHYELYFAQHTLFHERADCILLISLEPVPLYCIPTRFHELKALMEKKAYLEWPKDRCKCGLFWANLRAAINVNLSDTGEGCELQTFSELNEESRGSTISLIRTDCL; encoded by the coding sequence ATGAAACTCATCAGaaacttttatgtattttgtaataTTGTTATGTCAATAGAGGGCTTGGCCTCAAAGCTTCCAGAAGAAAAGGAATTAATTACTAACTACTTCAATATGTCTCTAAAAAAGGTTCCCACAGACTTGACCCCAACCACAACCACACTGGATTTATCGTATAACCTCCTTTTTCAAGTTCAGAATTCAGATTTTCATTCTCTCTCCAAATTGAAAGCTTTGATTTTATGCCATAACAGAATCCAACAGCTGGATATCAAGATCTTTGATCTGAACCAGGAGTTAAGATATTTAGATTTGTCTTATAATAGACTGAAGACTGTAACTTGGTATTCGCTGGCAGGTCTCAGACATTTAGATCTTTCTTTTAATGACTTTGACACCATGCCTATTTGTGAAGAGATTGGCAACATGTCTCACTTGGAAGTCCTGGGTTTGAGTGgagcaaaaatacaaaaatcagatTTCCAGAAAATTGCTCATTTGCATCTCAATACTGTCCTCTTAGGATTGAGAACTCTTTCTTATTATGAAGAAGGTAGCCTGCCCATCTTAAACACAACAGAACTTCACATCGTTTTGCCAAGAAACACAAATTTTTGGGTTCTTTTGCATGATGGACTCAAGActtcaaaaatattagaaatgacaAATATAGACTGCAAAAGCCAATGTGTGAGTCATGAAACTCAACAGaatcttattttaaagaatgctAAGACATCTATTCTGTTATTTAACAAAGTTGATCTACTCTGGGATGACCTCCTCCTTATCTTCCAATTTGTTTGGCATACATCGGTGGAATACTTCCAaatccaaaatataatttttggagGGAATGTTTATCTTGACCGCAATTCATTTGACTACTCAAATACTGTAATGAAAGCCATAAAATTGGAGCATgtacatttcagaatttttaatattccacaGGATAGAATGTACTTGCTTTTTACAAACATGAATATAGAAAACCTGACAATATCAGATGCACAAATGCCACACATGCTTTTTCCTAATTATCCTGTAAGTTTCCAATATTTAAATTTAGCCAATAATATCTTAACAGATGACCTGTTTAAAAAACCCACCCAATTGCCTTATTTGAAAACTCTCATTCTGGAGGGCAATAAACTGGAGACACTTTCCTTAGTGAGTAGCTTTGCTAACAGTACACCCTTGATGCACTTGGACTTGAGCCAAAATCTATTACAACATAACAAGGATGAAAATTGCTTTTGGCCAGAAACGTTGATCACCATGAACTTGTCATCCAATAAATTTGCTGATTCTGTTTTCAGGTGTTTGCCCAGAAGTGTTCAAATACTTGACCTGAATAATAACCAAATTCAAACTGTCCCTAGAGAAAGTATTCACCTGAAGTCTTTACGAGAGCTAAatattgcatttaattttctGACTGATCTCCCCGGGTGCAGTCATTTCAGCAGACTCTCAGTTCTGAACATTGAAATGAACTTCATTCTCAGTCCATCCCTTGATTTTTTCCAGAGCTGCCAGGAAGTTAAGAGTCTAAATGCAGGAAGAAATCCATTCCGGTGTACTTGTGAATTAAGAGATTTCATTCAGCTTGAAAAATATTCAGAGGGCATGATGATTGGATGGTCAGATTCATACATCTGTGAATACCCTTTGAATCTAAAGGGGACTCGGTTAAAAGATGTTGATCTTCCTGAATTGTCTTGCAACACAGCTTTGTTGGTTGTCACCATTGTGGCCATCATGACCATTCTGGGGGTGACCGCGGCCTTCTGCTACCTTCGCTTGGATCTGCTTTGGTACCTCAGGATGCTAGTTCAATGGGCACTAACCTGGCACAGGGTTAGGAGGACAgcacaagaacaacttaagagcAATGTCCAATTCCATGCGTTTATTTCCTACAGCGAACATGATTCTCTCTGGGTGAAGAATGAACTGATCCCCAATCTAGAGAAAGAAGATGGTTCTGTTTTGATTTGTCTTCCTGAGAGAAACTTTGACCCTGGCAAGAGCATTGCTGAAAATATCATAAGCTGCATTGAGAGAAGCTATAAATCCATCTTTGTTTTGTCCCCTAATTTTGTCCAGAGTGAGTGGTGCCATTATGAACTCTATTTTGCCCAACACACTCTCTTCCATGAAAGGGCTGATTGCATCCTTCTTATCTCACTGGAACCTGTTCCATTGTACTGCATTCCTACCAGGTTCCACGAGCTGAAAGCTCTCATGGAAAAGAAGGCATACTTGGAATGGCCCAAGGATAGATGTAAATGTGGGCTTTTTTGGGCAAATCTTCGAGCTGCTATTAATGTCAATTTATCAGACACTGGAGAAGGGTGTGAACTACAGACATTCTCAGAGCTGAATGAAGAGTCCCGAGGTTCTACAATATCTCTGATAAGAACAGATTGCTTATGA